The genomic segment CGCGGAAAAGTACGCGACCTCCTGCAAGGTATTGTTGAAGTCGCCTGCCAGCGTGCCGAGCCCGAGCTGCATGGCAAGCAGGTAACCCGCGGTGAAGACCCATATCTCGATGACATGCGTCAGCAGGATGAACGGCACCAGTACCAGGATTCTCGGCCGCGGCGCCTCCGAAATCCGGCGCAGGTTGCGTGACAGGAAATTCAGAGCCTCGTAATGGATGAATACCGCCAGCATCACCAGCCCGACCGTCAGCAAGGCCATGGTGACCGGCCATTCGTGATTCATGTCCATGCGGCGCACACCATCAGATGAAACTCGCTATCTCGTCGAGCGACTTCTTGCTGATGTCCGGCACCTCGGCATCCCCGGCCGGGTAGCCCACCACCAGCAGGACGAACGGCCGTTCGTAATCCGGCCGTCCGAGAATCTCGTTGAGGAACTTCATCGGGCTTGGCGTATGCGTCAGCGTGGCCAGCCCGGCCTGGTGCAACGCGGTGATCAGCATCCCGGTGGCAATGCCGGTCGACTCGACCGGGTAGTAATGCTTGTGCTTGTTGCCCTCCGCATCCATGCCGTACTTCTGTGAAAACACGGCCACGAGATAGGGCGCCGTTTCGAGGAAGGGCTTGTGCTCGTCGGTACCGAAGGGTTGCAGCGCCTCCAGCCACTCTTCCGAAGCGCGGTGACTGTAGAACTCGTGCTCTTCCTTCTCTGCCTCGACGCGGATGCTGTGCTTGACCTCCGGATCGCTGACCACGGCGAAATGCCAGGGCTGGAGGTTGGCACCGTTCGGTGCCGTGCCAGCAGCCAGGATGCATTGCTCGATGATGTCCCTGGGAACCGGGCGATCAGAAAAGTCGCGAACCGTGCGGCGACGACGCATCAGCGCCAGGAAAGCCTCTGCGTTGGCTCTCATCTCGGCTTCCGGCAATTCCCGGTACTCTGTCAACGGCCTGAACACGGCCTTCGAATCTGCCATTTGCAACTTCGCCCCCTGGCCTTTCGTCATGCGGTATCGTGCTAGGATGCGGTTTTTCGGCGGGGCTTTCCAGTGCCGCATTCGACAGGCCCCGGCCGCCGCTGAGGAGCATTCAGAGCCAGCAGCATGACAACGCGAGACATCACACCCGACCTGCGCTACAGCCGCCACCTGGCGCTGCCGGATTTCGGCCCGCACGCCCAGCGTCGCCTGTCGCGTGGTCGCGCGCTGATCATTGGCATGGGCGGTCTTGGCTCGCCGGCTGCCATGTACCTGGCAGCATCGGGTGTTGGCGAAATCATTCTCTGCGATTTCGACGTTGTCGACCTGTCCAACCTGCAACGCCAGATCGCGCATTCCACCGA from the Gammaproteobacteria bacterium genome contains:
- a CDS encoding two pore domain potassium channel family protein translates to MDMNHEWPVTMALLTVGLVMLAVFIHYEALNFLSRNLRRISEAPRPRILVLVPFILLTHVIEIWVFTAGYLLAMQLGLGTLAGDFNNTLQEVAYFSA
- a CDS encoding nitroreductase family protein: MADSKAVFRPLTEYRELPEAEMRANAEAFLALMRRRRTVRDFSDRPVPRDIIEQCILAAGTAPNGANLQPWHFAVVSDPEVKHSIRVEAEKEEHEFYSHRASEEWLEALQPFGTDEHKPFLETAPYLVAVFSQKYGMDAEGNKHKHYYPVESTGIATGMLITALHQAGLATLTHTPSPMKFLNEILGRPDYERPFVLLVVGYPAGDAEVPDISKKSLDEIASFI